From the genome of Bacteroidales bacterium:
TACGCAGGTAAGGGAACTGGGAAACATTGAAACACCGGTTATTCTGACCAATACTCTCGCGGTTCCCACTGCTGCAGATGCGCTTATTGATCATGCATTGTCGTTTAAGGCAAACCGGGAAGTGCAATCGATAAATCCGGTGGTAGGGGAGACCAATGATGGCTGGTTAAATGACATTCAGGGAAGGCATGTTAAGAAAAAACATGTGCTGAAGGCCATTGAAAGCGCCAAAGGCGGGAAGGTAGAGGAGGGTAATTTGGGTGCCGGAACAGGGACCATGTGTTTTGGTTTTAAAGGTGGTATCGGCACCTCATCACGTGTGCTACCTGAGGAAAGAGGTGGTTATTCTGTGGGAGTATTGGTACAGACCAATTTCGGGGGTGTGCTCCAGATTGCAGGGGCACCCGTGGGAAAAGAACTAAACCGGCATTATATGAGCGATGAATTGAATGACGATCCCAACGGCTCCTGCATGATTGTATTGGCTACAGATGCACCGGTAGATTCCAGAAATCTGGAAAGAATGGCGAAACGGGCGATGCTCGGTATGGCCAGAACCGGAGGGATCAGCTCAAACGGCAGCGGCGATTATGTGGTTGCTTTTTCCACGGCTGAAGAGCTCAGAATTCCTTACAGAAAGGAAGATCGCTTCAATTCCGGAAAGGTGCTGAGGAATGATGCGATGTCGCCTTTGTTTATGG
Proteins encoded in this window:
- a CDS encoding P1 family peptidase, with translation MAFILFFCGWSPCSYSQDKRPRERGIEVGVLKPGNYNAIIDVQSVRVGHVTLKKGGEVRTGVTAILPHPGNIFQEKVTGAIHVGNGFGKLAGSTQVRELGNIETPVILTNTLAVPTAADALIDHALSFKANREVQSINPVVGETNDGWLNDIQGRHVKKKHVLKAIESAKGGKVEEGNLGAGTGTMCFGFKGGIGTSSRVLPEERGGYSVGVLVQTNFGGVLQIAGAPVGKELNRHYMSDELNDDPNGSCMIVLATDAPVDSRNLERMAKRAMLGMARTGGISSNGSGDYVVAFSTAEELRIPYRKEDRFNSGKVLRNDAMSPLFMATIEATEEAILNSLFAAEDMKGRDGRTVEALPVNRVMKILERYNVVK